The Sedimentisphaera salicampi genome includes a region encoding these proteins:
- a CDS encoding beta-L-arabinofuranosidase domain-containing protein, with protein sequence MAQKNSANQRSYLYPVPFTKVSFNDHFWLPRLQTNRKVTVPYIFDKLEETGRIDNFAIAGGLKDGEPRYHFPFDDTDIYKTLEGASYSLMVSPDPELEEYLDELIELIAAAQEDDGYLYTMRTNGRDRWSGNERWANLSMSHELYNAGHLFEAAIAHYQATGKKSLLNVAMKFADLLVDTFHEGGVEIPPGHEIAESGLARLSEVTGNEEYLELARYFVDIRGKSTEDYSPWGEYHQDHKPVLQQDEAVGHVVRALYLYIGMADIAARTPDSAYSAKLMGTLVNIWHSIDDTKMYITGGLGAKHGGESFGKPYELPNDGYCETCAQIANVMWNQRMFLRYRQAKYIDSLERSLYNSLISGVSLKGDTFFYPNPLVSSGGYSRSAWFECNCCIGNIARTIPSIPGYVYACSDDSVWVNLYIQGRSKFQLSGTEVEMVQKGGYPWKGNISINVSPEEQTRFTVYVRIPGWAQNNPVPGNLYRYKDSFDKKPELLVNGKSVPLEVDKGYVAVTRKWEAGDKIRLTLPMKVRRVLPHPKIKANRGRIALERGPIVYCAEWPDFKSKRITHLYIPEDAELKGEYRKNMLGLDGITNKGSVITGTVKGLFETEKSKSVSKYVSFTAIPYYAWAHRGEGQMAVWLPADKEHANPIPQPTVKKLLGHWKLDEDAGKIASDASGAGNDGSLIGSFSFHSDSENGVAGGSIKFDGKDDFIQLPEGFNDFVKGCTVSVWAYPTAVKNWARFVDLGRGESSDNIFLTREASSDSLIFNSFSGESSSGLLRAENVIELNEWQMFTASVSSSGKAKLFVNGKLEAEGEAGLSNVKRTRNYIGKSNWPADENFEGLIDEVRIYNYGLSDSQVKQLYENTKNGQQFN encoded by the coding sequence TTGGCACAAAAGAACAGCGCTAATCAGCGGAGCTATCTATATCCTGTTCCGTTTACAAAGGTGTCGTTTAATGATCACTTTTGGCTTCCCCGTTTGCAGACAAACCGCAAGGTTACCGTTCCTTATATTTTCGATAAACTCGAGGAGACCGGGCGGATTGATAACTTTGCAATTGCCGGCGGACTGAAGGACGGCGAACCTCGCTATCATTTTCCGTTCGATGATACAGACATATACAAGACGCTTGAAGGGGCGAGCTATTCGCTTATGGTCTCGCCTGACCCTGAGTTGGAGGAATATCTTGATGAGCTCATAGAGCTAATTGCAGCGGCTCAGGAAGATGACGGCTATCTCTACACGATGCGAACCAACGGCAGAGATAGATGGAGCGGAAATGAGAGGTGGGCAAATCTTTCAATGAGCCATGAGCTATACAATGCAGGGCATCTTTTTGAAGCTGCGATTGCTCATTATCAGGCGACAGGCAAGAAATCGCTCTTGAATGTGGCAATGAAATTTGCAGACCTTCTGGTGGATACCTTCCATGAGGGAGGCGTAGAAATCCCGCCCGGTCATGAGATTGCAGAATCTGGCCTTGCGAGGCTTTCAGAGGTAACCGGCAACGAGGAATATCTTGAGCTTGCCAGATATTTCGTTGATATAAGAGGCAAATCAACCGAAGACTACAGCCCTTGGGGCGAATACCATCAAGACCATAAGCCAGTTCTCCAGCAGGATGAGGCTGTAGGGCACGTTGTCCGGGCATTGTATCTCTATATCGGCATGGCAGATATAGCCGCACGAACGCCCGATTCTGCTTACAGCGCAAAGCTGATGGGTACACTGGTAAATATTTGGCACAGCATAGATGATACGAAAATGTATATCACCGGAGGACTTGGAGCAAAGCATGGAGGAGAATCATTCGGCAAGCCCTATGAACTTCCAAACGACGGATACTGCGAAACCTGCGCTCAGATTGCAAATGTAATGTGGAATCAGCGGATGTTTCTGCGCTACAGGCAAGCTAAGTACATAGATTCGCTGGAACGAAGCCTCTACAATTCACTCATCAGCGGGGTTTCGCTGAAAGGTGATACCTTCTTCTATCCCAATCCGCTTGTCTCCAGCGGCGGCTATTCACGCAGCGCTTGGTTTGAGTGCAACTGCTGTATAGGAAATATTGCACGTACAATCCCGTCGATTCCCGGTTATGTTTATGCTTGCAGCGATGATTCAGTTTGGGTTAATCTGTATATACAGGGCAGGAGTAAGTTTCAGCTCTCAGGCACTGAGGTCGAAATGGTTCAGAAGGGCGGATATCCTTGGAAAGGCAATATCTCGATAAATGTTTCGCCCGAAGAGCAAACTCGGTTCACAGTATATGTTCGCATACCGGGCTGGGCGCAGAATAATCCCGTTCCTGGAAATCTCTACCGCTATAAAGATAGCTTTGATAAAAAACCAGAGCTTCTCGTAAACGGCAAATCCGTGCCGCTTGAAGTAGATAAAGGCTATGTTGCTGTCACTCGAAAATGGGAGGCTGGCGATAAAATCAGGTTAACCCTGCCTATGAAAGTTAGGCGGGTTTTGCCGCACCCGAAAATCAAGGCGAACCGCGGTAGAATTGCACTCGAGCGCGGCCCAATAGTTTACTGCGCCGAATGGCCCGATTTCAAGAGCAAACGTATTACTCATCTGTATATTCCAGAAGATGCTGAGCTTAAGGGAGAATACCGTAAAAATATGCTTGGGCTGGACGGTATTACCAATAAAGGCAGCGTAATTACGGGGACTGTAAAGGGGCTTTTCGAAACTGAAAAATCAAAATCAGTTTCTAAATATGTTTCTTTCACTGCCATTCCTTACTACGCATGGGCTCACAGAGGTGAAGGGCAAATGGCTGTCTGGCTCCCAGCAGATAAGGAGCATGCAAATCCGATCCCTCAGCCTACCGTGAAAAAACTGCTCGGCCATTGGAAACTTGATGAAGATGCAGGCAAAATCGCATCAGATGCAAGCGGGGCTGGGAATGATGGAAGTCTTATCGGCAGCTTTTCTTTTCACAGCGACTCAGAAAACGGAGTTGCTGGCGGATCGATTAAGTTCGACGGCAAGGATGATTTTATTCAGCTTCCTGAAGGTTTTAATGATTTTGTAAAGGGCTGCACAGTGTCTGTGTGGGCATATCCCACTGCCGTAAAGAATTGGGCAAGGTTTGTGGATTTGGGCAGAGGCGAATCCTCTGATAATATCTTCCTTACCCGTGAGGCAAGTTCGGACAGTCTCATTTTCAATTCATTTTCAGGCGAAAGCTCCTCAGGTCTTCTTCGAGCAGAAAATGTGATAGAGCTTAATGAATGGCAGATGTTCACTGCTTCGGTTTCCTCCTCAGGCAAGGCAAAACTTTTTGTTAACGGAAAACTTGAAGCTGAAGGGGAAGCGGGGCTTTCAAATGTCAAACGCACCCGCAATTATATAGGAAAAAGCAACTGGCCGGCAGACGAAAACTTTGAAGGGCTTATCGACGAGGTTCGAATCTATAATTACGGCTTAAGTGATTCCCAAGTAAAACAGCTCTACGAAAACACTAAAAATGGCCAACAATTCAATTAG
- a CDS encoding TRAP transporter small permease, whose protein sequence is MKIAILKKTRYWLCRLLEYGLIIAMAVLVLDVLWGVFTRFVLGGQAKWTEELARFLLVWVALLGGALAFGENAHLGVDYFVGKLAPEARKLVKVFTQFIVLFFAIAVFIIGGTQVVSANMDQTTAALTPAVGITMGHVYLALPIAGAFMILFTAEQLAETFLEKDQQKEEN, encoded by the coding sequence ATGAAAATAGCGATACTCAAAAAAACAAGATACTGGCTCTGCCGACTGCTTGAATACGGTCTGATTATTGCGATGGCAGTGCTTGTTCTGGACGTATTGTGGGGCGTATTTACCCGTTTCGTTCTTGGCGGGCAGGCAAAATGGACAGAAGAGCTTGCTCGATTTCTGCTTGTCTGGGTTGCCCTTCTTGGCGGAGCCCTTGCATTTGGCGAAAATGCTCATCTCGGGGTTGATTATTTCGTTGGAAAACTCGCACCTGAGGCGAGGAAGCTGGTTAAAGTTTTCACTCAGTTCATAGTCCTTTTTTTCGCTATAGCTGTATTCATAATCGGCGGTACTCAGGTAGTTTCTGCGAATATGGACCAGACAACTGCTGCCCTAACTCCAGCTGTAGGCATAACGATGGGGCACGTATATCTTGCCCTACCAATTGCCGGGGCATTTATGATCTTGTTTACAGCAGAGCAGCTTGCAGAAACATTTCTTGAAAAAGACCAGCAGAAGGAGGAAAACTAA
- a CDS encoding lactate racemase domain-containing protein: MLYCSSGSENAKLSGRDLRSALFEALDMLGACKRVLVVPPDNTRFYSRAGELTRFAWEYYGDKLTDILPALGTHNPMTETEIKRMFGDVPSDLFRVHNWREDITALGRVPSSYISEVSGGRLNFDWPAQVNKLISEGDFDLILSIGQVVPHEVIGMANYNKNIFVGTGGAEGINKSHYLGAVYGMEQIMGRADNPVRSVLNYASENFARHLPVVYAHTVIEAGENENITRGLFIGDDAECFHKAAELSEKVNVTQLERPLKKAVVLLEADEYKSTWLGNKAIYRTRMAMADGGELIILAPGVKEFGEDKQIDHLIRKYGYTGTPDVLENTKKNSDLSDNLSAAAHLIHGSSEGRFNITYCPGGLTREEIESVNFRYADLDEMMEKYNPDELNDGFNNIDGEDIYYISNPGLGLWKS, from the coding sequence ATGCTTTACTGCAGCTCAGGCAGCGAAAACGCAAAACTGTCCGGCCGAGATTTGCGATCAGCTCTATTTGAGGCTCTCGATATGCTTGGAGCCTGCAAAAGGGTTCTTGTTGTCCCGCCGGATAATACGAGATTCTATTCCCGTGCCGGCGAGCTTACCCGCTTTGCGTGGGAGTATTACGGAGATAAGCTTACTGATATTCTCCCCGCCCTTGGAACTCACAATCCCATGACAGAGACGGAAATCAAGCGGATGTTCGGAGATGTACCCTCTGATTTGTTCCGAGTGCATAATTGGCGGGAGGATATAACTGCTCTAGGCAGGGTGCCGTCGAGCTACATCAGCGAGGTTAGCGGAGGGAGGCTCAACTTCGACTGGCCTGCTCAGGTGAATAAGCTCATTTCAGAGGGCGATTTTGATCTTATCCTTTCGATAGGGCAAGTCGTCCCGCACGAGGTTATCGGCATGGCCAACTACAACAAGAACATCTTCGTTGGCACTGGCGGGGCTGAGGGCATCAACAAAAGCCATTATCTGGGAGCCGTTTACGGGATGGAGCAAATAATGGGAAGGGCGGATAATCCTGTTCGAAGCGTTCTGAATTATGCGAGCGAGAATTTTGCCCGCCATCTGCCCGTTGTTTACGCTCATACTGTTATTGAAGCCGGCGAAAACGAGAATATTACCCGCGGGCTGTTTATAGGCGATGATGCAGAATGTTTCCATAAGGCAGCTGAGCTGTCTGAGAAGGTAAATGTAACCCAGTTGGAAAGACCCTTAAAAAAAGCTGTTGTCCTGCTAGAGGCAGATGAGTACAAAAGCACATGGCTTGGAAACAAGGCTATTTACCGAACTCGTATGGCTATGGCAGATGGAGGCGAGCTGATTATTCTTGCCCCGGGTGTTAAGGAATTCGGCGAGGATAAACAGATTGACCATTTGATTCGCAAATACGGCTATACAGGAACGCCCGATGTTCTTGAGAATACAAAGAAAAACAGTGATTTGAGCGATAATCTAAGCGCTGCCGCTCACCTGATTCACGGTTCCTCAGAAGGGCGGTTCAATATTACCTACTGCCCGGGCGGATTAACGAGAGAGGAGATTGAATCGGTGAATTTCAGATATGCCGATTTGGATGAAATGATGGAAAAGTACAACCCTGATGAATTAAATGACGGGTTCAATAATATTGACGGCGAAGATATTTATTACATTTCAAATCCAGGGCTCGGGCTCTGGAAGAGTTAA
- a CDS encoding SDR family oxidoreductase produces the protein MKNMFDLTGKRYVITGGAGVLGSRMANDLAAGGAKICIADYDEEKAQKVAEEINEQGNSASAVKCNVLNKEQIQQTLEKSVEIMGGVDGLINGAGGNRKDATASGDMRFFDIPEDAMHFVFDLNFFGTFLPSQVFGEYFADKKQGSILNVSSMAALTPLTNICGYAAAKAAVSNFTKWLSVHMANNYSPDIRVNAIAPGFFLTEQNRFLLTDEKTGELTNRGKTIIDHTPMGEFGKPEYLSGTVFWLLSDASRFVTGTVIPIDGGFSAFSGV, from the coding sequence ATGAAAAATATGTTTGACCTGACTGGAAAGAGGTATGTTATAACAGGCGGCGCAGGGGTTTTAGGCAGCAGGATGGCTAATGATCTGGCCGCTGGCGGGGCTAAAATCTGCATTGCTGATTACGATGAAGAAAAGGCACAGAAGGTTGCAGAAGAAATAAATGAGCAGGGTAATTCTGCCTCGGCTGTTAAATGTAACGTTCTTAATAAAGAACAAATCCAGCAGACGCTCGAAAAATCTGTAGAGATAATGGGCGGTGTTGATGGGCTTATTAACGGCGCAGGAGGGAACCGTAAAGACGCTACTGCCTCGGGAGATATGAGATTTTTTGATATACCCGAGGATGCGATGCATTTCGTGTTTGACTTGAACTTTTTCGGCACTTTCCTTCCCTCTCAGGTGTTCGGAGAGTATTTTGCAGATAAAAAGCAGGGCAGCATACTCAATGTCTCGAGTATGGCAGCTCTAACCCCGCTAACGAATATCTGCGGCTATGCAGCGGCCAAGGCCGCCGTAAGCAACTTTACTAAATGGCTTTCAGTTCATATGGCAAATAATTATTCCCCCGATATAAGGGTGAATGCCATTGCGCCGGGATTTTTCCTCACAGAGCAGAACCGCTTCCTGCTAACAGACGAGAAAACTGGCGAGCTTACCAACAGAGGAAAGACGATTATAGACCATACACCAATGGGTGAATTCGGGAAGCCTGAATACCTCAGCGGCACTGTATTCTGGCTTTTGAGCGATGCTTCAAGATTTGTAACGGGAACTGTAATCCCTATCGACGGGGGATTCAGTGCCTTCAGCGGCGTTTAA
- a CDS encoding TRAP transporter large permease produces the protein MGSITLILVLGFVLLLIINVPIAVSIAVAAFMAIAAQGSDPSVMIAAKMAEGVNSFALLAIPFFIFSGQLMGRGGMARRLIDFANSLVGMFPGGLAYVNTLTCMLFGSISGSAAAAVSSVGGFMIPEMNKKGYNREFNVAVTTTAATTGLLIPPSNVMIVYSVAAGSVSIAAMFMAGILPGIITGLFIMLVCGYFAFKHKYSSADRVSFVEALLSFKRAILSLLLVIVVIGGILKGIFTATEAAAVAVLYAFILSVMVYREIKMNELPEILKKTGITTAVVMLLIGASSGMSWIMTMANIPQSVSSGLISLSDNPVVILFTINLLLLFVGTFMDMTPAVLIFTPIFLPVVKTMGMHEIHFGIMLIANLCIGLCTPPVGTCLFIGCGAGKTTIAKVTRYMLPFFGAMAVSLMVITYVPKVSLWLPVKTGQLKAEAVEKTVQEWNSNVLGMEPNKKAEESGEQ, from the coding sequence ATGGGATCGATAACACTGATTCTTGTACTGGGATTCGTACTCCTGCTTATAATTAACGTTCCTATAGCCGTTTCTATCGCTGTTGCAGCCTTTATGGCAATAGCAGCTCAGGGCAGCGACCCTTCAGTTATGATAGCGGCGAAAATGGCCGAGGGGGTAAACAGCTTTGCCCTTCTTGCGATTCCATTCTTTATCTTTTCCGGCCAGCTTATGGGCAGAGGCGGAATGGCACGGAGACTCATAGATTTTGCAAACTCTCTTGTTGGTATGTTCCCCGGAGGGCTTGCCTACGTTAATACGCTGACCTGTATGCTCTTCGGATCTATTTCAGGGTCTGCAGCTGCGGCAGTTTCATCTGTTGGCGGATTTATGATTCCCGAGATGAACAAAAAAGGCTACAACCGAGAGTTCAACGTAGCAGTAACTACCACCGCTGCTACTACGGGGCTCCTAATCCCTCCGAGCAATGTAATGATTGTGTATTCAGTTGCAGCGGGGAGCGTTTCGATTGCAGCAATGTTTATGGCGGGGATTCTTCCCGGCATCATCACCGGTCTTTTCATTATGCTTGTATGCGGCTATTTCGCCTTCAAACACAAATACAGCTCGGCAGACAGGGTTTCATTTGTGGAGGCTCTGCTGTCGTTCAAGCGAGCAATCCTAAGCCTTCTGCTTGTTATAGTAGTTATAGGCGGAATCCTCAAAGGCATATTCACCGCCACTGAAGCGGCGGCTGTAGCAGTGCTTTATGCGTTCATACTATCAGTAATGGTTTATCGGGAAATAAAGATGAATGAGCTTCCCGAAATACTAAAAAAAACAGGCATAACAACAGCTGTGGTAATGCTTTTAATAGGAGCAAGCTCGGGAATGAGCTGGATAATGACAATGGCCAACATACCGCAGTCTGTAAGCAGCGGACTGATAAGCCTTTCAGATAATCCAGTTGTGATTCTCTTTACAATCAATCTGCTGCTCCTGTTTGTTGGAACTTTTATGGATATGACCCCCGCAGTGCTTATATTTACGCCGATTTTCCTGCCCGTAGTTAAAACTATGGGTATGCACGAGATTCACTTCGGAATAATGCTCATAGCCAACCTTTGCATCGGGCTTTGCACTCCGCCGGTTGGGACGTGCCTGTTTATTGGATGCGGGGCAGGAAAAACCACTATCGCAAAAGTTACCCGCTATATGCTTCCATTTTTCGGGGCAATGGCAGTATCGCTGATGGTGATTACGTACGTTCCAAAGGTCTCGCTGTGGCTGCCGGTTAAAACGGGACAGCTCAAGGCGGAGGCTGTAGAAAAAACCGTTCAAGAATGGAACAGCAACGTTTTAGGTATGGAGCCGAATAAGAAAGCCGAAGAATCCGGCGAGCAATAG
- a CDS encoding TRAP transporter substrate-binding protein: MKKESSFFVSGLIIGLIAATAIFSLFVRSMDGRSEKTVLKLGHCLDTNHPVHKGMVFMKERIEELSGGEATIDIYPSSVLGSEVECIAQLRSGDLAMTKTSAASLENFVPELKVFGLPYLFRSEEHFWTVLKSELGRKLLEKGNNKGVKGLCYYDSGSRNFYTKDTPIKTPEDLKNLKIRVMNSEMAMKMVSSLGASPTPIAWGELYTALAQGTVDGAENNPPSFTTNKHYEVCKHFSKDAHTRIPDVLLISTKIWNTLDNRLQGWLVQAAGESREYQRQLWQEETKESLETAKENGVTIHDVDQSLFAEKVQPLYEEMEDQKMKNLVEKIREIKP, translated from the coding sequence GTGAAGAAAGAATCTTCGTTTTTCGTAAGCGGTTTAATTATCGGCCTTATCGCAGCGACGGCCATATTTTCATTGTTTGTCCGCTCTATGGACGGGAGGTCTGAAAAGACAGTGCTGAAGCTCGGCCATTGTCTCGACACAAACCATCCGGTACATAAGGGAATGGTGTTTATGAAAGAGCGTATAGAAGAGCTCTCCGGCGGAGAGGCAACGATCGATATTTATCCCAGCAGTGTGCTCGGGTCTGAGGTGGAATGTATTGCCCAGCTTCGCAGCGGAGACCTTGCAATGACCAAAACCTCAGCTGCTTCTCTTGAGAATTTCGTTCCTGAGCTGAAGGTATTCGGCCTTCCCTACCTTTTCAGATCTGAAGAGCATTTCTGGACAGTTCTTAAAAGCGAGCTTGGCAGGAAGCTGCTCGAAAAAGGCAACAATAAAGGTGTGAAGGGGCTTTGCTACTACGATTCAGGCAGCCGAAATTTCTACACTAAAGACACGCCTATAAAGACACCTGAAGATTTGAAAAATTTGAAGATAAGAGTTATGAACAGCGAGATGGCAATGAAAATGGTAAGCTCGCTCGGGGCTTCTCCAACACCAATTGCATGGGGCGAGCTCTATACAGCTCTTGCACAGGGAACAGTTGACGGAGCAGAAAACAACCCGCCCAGCTTTACTACAAACAAGCATTACGAGGTTTGTAAGCATTTCTCAAAAGACGCCCATACGCGAATACCAGATGTGCTGTTGATAAGCACAAAGATATGGAACACCCTCGATAACAGACTGCAGGGATGGCTGGTGCAGGCAGCCGGAGAATCCAGAGAATACCAGAGACAGCTTTGGCAAGAAGAAACAAAGGAATCGCTTGAAACAGCTAAAGAAAACGGTGTAACTATACATGATGTTGATCAGAGCCTCTTTGCTGAGAAAGTTCAGCCTCTTTACGAAGAGATGGAAGATCAGAAAATGAAAAATCTTGTAGAGAAAATTCGAGAGATTAAACCATGA
- a CDS encoding ROK family transcriptional regulator codes for MNVTAIDSKNAGLKNERLVLKLLRNQTTLSQAQICQKTGLGSSTVTYIVGRLRNKGLIKETLGESTKRGARPKWISINPDGGFVAGAEISPNHISIALYNLDSTQRDRVKLPLASDRSAENVVKLLEITIKGILNKHELKIDKLFGIGLALSGSISPEGVVKLSGPMCWKNVPLKAMLAEYFECPVYVYTTKVRLLAELEASPSLNRKNIVYFNVADGVGLNNIIDGNLINGATNRCGEIGHIVIDRKGPLCGCGQRGCLEAHISGPAIAEKIMKDLASGIESGFSEALNEENEPEDIVREWKKLISEQDQYALSLRDYAADKISWAAAMAINMFDPEVLILAGYVNDACSDFFMQSILNRFKTDVYDETSRNIKIIPAKAGLEALMKGASEAVIEKHFSI; via the coding sequence ATGAACGTAACTGCAATAGATTCAAAAAACGCAGGCCTTAAGAATGAAAGGCTTGTTCTCAAGCTTTTGCGCAACCAAACAACGCTCTCTCAGGCTCAAATCTGCCAGAAAACTGGTCTGGGCAGCTCTACTGTTACTTACATTGTGGGAAGGCTTAGAAACAAAGGGCTGATCAAAGAAACCCTCGGAGAAAGCACAAAAAGAGGTGCGAGGCCGAAGTGGATCTCAATCAATCCAGACGGCGGTTTTGTTGCAGGGGCAGAAATATCTCCAAACCATATCTCAATAGCTTTATACAATTTGGATTCCACTCAAAGAGACAGAGTTAAGCTGCCTTTGGCTTCCGACCGTTCTGCAGAAAATGTTGTAAAGCTGCTGGAAATCACCATAAAGGGCATTCTCAACAAACATGAATTGAAGATAGACAAGCTTTTCGGTATCGGGCTGGCTCTGAGCGGTTCGATCTCGCCTGAAGGTGTTGTTAAGCTTTCAGGACCTATGTGCTGGAAAAATGTGCCTTTGAAGGCGATGCTTGCTGAGTATTTCGAATGCCCTGTTTATGTTTACACAACAAAGGTCCGCCTTCTCGCAGAGCTGGAAGCTTCTCCATCTCTTAACCGAAAGAATATTGTTTACTTCAATGTTGCAGACGGCGTGGGGCTCAATAACATAATCGACGGAAATCTCATCAACGGAGCAACAAACCGCTGCGGTGAGATTGGGCATATAGTAATAGATCGAAAGGGCCCTCTTTGCGGCTGCGGGCAGCGTGGCTGCCTTGAAGCACACATTTCCGGACCGGCGATTGCCGAGAAGATTATGAAAGACCTTGCCTCTGGTATCGAAAGCGGATTTTCGGAGGCTTTGAACGAAGAAAACGAACCGGAAGACATTGTCAGGGAGTGGAAAAAGCTTATCAGCGAACAGGATCAATACGCCTTATCACTTCGAGATTACGCAGCCGATAAAATTAGCTGGGCAGCGGCTATGGCAATAAATATGTTCGACCCTGAAGTATTGATACTCGCTGGATACGTTAATGATGCCTGCTCTGACTTTTTTATGCAGTCTATATTAAATCGTTTCAAAACAGATGTATATGACGAAACTTCAAGAAATATCAAAATAATACCGGCAAAAGCCGGCCTTGAGGCTCTGATGAAAGGTGCATCGGAAGCTGTTATAGAAAAACATTTCAGTATATAA